Proteins found in one Candidatus Margulisiibacteriota bacterium genomic segment:
- the thiS gene encoding sulfur carrier protein ThiS: protein MIKIIVNGREWEVADETTIADLLGKFKVPSRACAVELNGRIIKRDKFQKTGLKEADAVEIIRMMGGG, encoded by the coding sequence ATGATAAAAATTATTGTTAACGGCCGGGAATGGGAGGTCGCGGACGAAACCACGATCGCCGACCTGCTCGGAAAATTCAAAGTCCCGTCCCGGGCTTGCGCGGTGGAACTTAACGGCCGGATCATTAAACGGGATAAGTTCCAGAAAACCGGCCTGAAAGAGGCTGATGCCGTGGAGATCATCCGAATGATGGGCGGCGGCTAA
- a CDS encoding thiazole synthase → MKDLLVIAKKKFKSRLLLGTGKFSSPQVMKKAVEASGAEIVTVALRRVDLANPRDHILGYLNPKKYLILPNTSGAKSADEAVRLARLAKAFGLPAWVKLEVTPDPRFLLPDPIETLKAAEILVKEGFKVLPYINADPVLAKRLEEAGCVTVMPLGSPIGSAQGIRTRANIEIIIQQAKVPVVVDAGLGSPAHAAEALEMGAAAVLVNTAIAAADDPVAMAAAFKLGVAAGRQAYLAGMIGGSNLARASSPLHL, encoded by the coding sequence ATGAAGGATTTGCTGGTTATTGCCAAGAAAAAGTTTAAATCCCGGCTTCTGCTTGGGACCGGAAAGTTTTCTTCGCCCCAGGTAATGAAAAAAGCGGTCGAAGCTTCGGGGGCGGAGATCGTGACCGTGGCTTTGCGCCGGGTCGACCTGGCCAACCCCCGCGACCATATATTGGGCTATCTCAACCCGAAAAAGTACTTGATCCTCCCCAATACTTCCGGCGCGAAAAGCGCCGACGAAGCGGTCCGGCTGGCGAGATTGGCGAAAGCCTTTGGCCTCCCGGCCTGGGTCAAGCTGGAAGTGACCCCCGATCCTCGTTTTCTTCTCCCTGACCCGATCGAAACCTTAAAAGCGGCCGAGATCCTGGTGAAAGAAGGTTTTAAGGTCCTTCCTTATATTAATGCCGATCCGGTCCTGGCCAAGCGGTTGGAAGAGGCGGGGTGCGTGACGGTCATGCCGCTTGGCTCGCCGATCGGCTCCGCCCAGGGGATTCGAACCCGGGCGAACATTGAGATCATTATTCAGCAAGCGAAAGTACCGGTGGTCGTCGACGCCGGTTTGGGGAGCCCCGCCCACGCCGCCGAAGCGCTGGAGATGGGAGCGGCGGCCGTTTTGGTCAACACCGCGATCGCGGCGGCCGACGATCCGGTCGCGATGGCCGCGGCTTTTAAACTAGGTGTCGCGGCGGGACGGCAGGCTTATTTGGCTGGGATGATCGGCGGCAGTAATCTTGCCCGCGCTTCCAGCCCGCTCCACTTATGA
- the thiH gene encoding 2-iminoacetate synthase ThiH, with protein MNLREFERIICGEVALPELSAAARRETLKHFGRTIQLYAPLYLSNECVNSCVYCGFNRRSMIKRVTLTLEEALVEADCVRREGFQHLLVLTGEYPSKAPVSYLRQIIAELKKKFTSITIEVYPMMTEDYRSLIEAGVDGLTIYQETYHRPTYQAVHPDGPKRDYDWRYGAPARAAEAGMRKIGLGFLLGLYDWREEALKLAAHVSSLLKDYWQTQLQISFPRINPAETNYKVEYPVSDDDFLRLVCALRLLFPEIGFTLSTREKAAFRDRIFQFGLTQMSAGSKTAPGGYALDDQSGKQFDISDERTPQEVALALRTAGYEPVWKDWERILG; from the coding sequence ATGAACCTCCGGGAATTTGAACGGATCATCTGCGGTGAAGTCGCGCTTCCGGAGCTGTCAGCGGCCGCCCGGCGGGAAACCCTGAAACATTTTGGCCGGACGATTCAGCTTTACGCTCCGCTTTATCTTTCCAACGAATGTGTCAACAGTTGCGTCTACTGCGGCTTTAACCGGCGCTCGATGATCAAAAGGGTGACTTTGACCCTTGAAGAAGCGCTGGTCGAGGCCGATTGCGTCAGGCGGGAAGGTTTTCAGCATCTCCTGGTCTTGACCGGCGAATACCCCAGCAAGGCGCCGGTTAGTTATCTGCGCCAGATCATCGCCGAACTGAAAAAAAAGTTCACTTCGATCACGATTGAAGTTTATCCGATGATGACTGAAGATTACCGCTCTTTGATCGAAGCGGGGGTTGACGGGCTGACGATCTACCAGGAGACCTACCATCGCCCGACTTATCAGGCGGTCCACCCGGACGGACCGAAACGGGATTACGACTGGCGTTACGGCGCGCCGGCGAGAGCCGCTGAAGCTGGAATGCGAAAGATCGGCCTTGGTTTTTTGCTCGGACTCTATGACTGGCGGGAAGAGGCGCTGAAACTGGCGGCGCATGTTTCTTCTTTATTAAAAGATTATTGGCAGACCCAACTGCAGATCAGTTTTCCCCGGATCAATCCGGCGGAAACGAACTATAAGGTGGAATACCCGGTTTCCGACGACGACTTTCTCCGCTTGGTCTGTGCTTTGCGTTTGCTTTTTCCCGAGATCGGCTTTACATTATCGACCAGAGAAAAGGCCGCTTTTCGCGACCGGATCTTCCAATTCGGCCTGACCCAGATGAGCGCCGGTTCTAAGACCGCGCCGGGGGGGTACGCGCTTGACGATCAAAGCGGCAAGCAGTTTGACATCTCCGATGAGCGGACCCCGCAAGAGGTTGCCCTGGCCTTGCGGACTGCCGGTTATGAGCCGGTTTGGAAGGATTGGGAGAGGATCCTGGGATGA
- a CDS encoding acetylxylan esterase, with product MILLLIWPATAAPEALSLKELWQPTSIAADPVLIKQYSINGFQIKEVFFPGRPQSGQATRIFGYYCYPDHFAPLPALLIAHGGGGSADIKTALRWAGYGYAVLVIDLPGKGKQRRHSRSTGPDMEVKNLLNTADPANNYLIFAVTAARNGIDFLAKQPEVDRNRIGMLGLSWGGVLTLLTNGQEPRLKAAVNVFGAGFIPEGCTWQELFEAKTGREKQAWDKLLDPSNFLASQRSPILFITGTNDHCYYLHTFQKSYGRVKAEKQYYLVPNLRHQFLPGTAAVAKAWFDRHLKAKNKFPAINLIYGREPGGVTIAAEVKGGSKDAKVQFYYASGGASGWTEKQWRTRPVKLSSGKYNFYIPDYLIDPEIVFFVNATDKEQASSTLVRSLFRLALDNGEKSYAVSAPVSEQYNHKAPYLVLDRFKMPKDPKLVYSPSQEAYLINPLREPPEGLLSKWLHFLKVRQVSLIAPRVLDK from the coding sequence TTGATTTTATTGTTAATCTGGCCGGCGACCGCTGCCCCGGAAGCGCTGTCGCTCAAGGAGCTTTGGCAGCCAACCTCGATCGCGGCCGATCCCGTTCTGATCAAGCAATATTCAATTAACGGGTTCCAAATTAAAGAGGTCTTTTTTCCCGGCCGCCCGCAAAGCGGCCAGGCGACCAGGATCTTCGGCTATTATTGCTACCCGGACCATTTCGCCCCGCTTCCCGCCCTGCTTATTGCCCATGGCGGCGGCGGCTCGGCCGACATAAAAACCGCGCTCCGCTGGGCCGGTTACGGGTACGCCGTCCTGGTGATCGATCTGCCAGGCAAAGGGAAACAACGCCGGCATTCACGCTCGACTGGTCCCGACATGGAAGTCAAAAACCTGCTCAATACGGCCGATCCGGCGAACAACTACTTAATCTTCGCCGTGACGGCGGCCCGGAACGGGATCGATTTTCTCGCCAAACAGCCGGAAGTCGATCGGAACCGGATCGGAATGCTGGGCCTTTCCTGGGGCGGGGTCTTAACCCTTCTGACCAACGGCCAGGAGCCGCGGCTGAAAGCGGCCGTCAACGTCTTTGGCGCCGGTTTTATTCCTGAAGGGTGTACCTGGCAAGAGCTGTTCGAGGCCAAGACCGGACGGGAAAAACAAGCTTGGGACAAACTGCTTGATCCGAGCAATTTTCTGGCCAGCCAACGGTCGCCGATCCTTTTTATCACCGGGACCAACGACCATTGCTACTATCTCCACACTTTTCAGAAAAGCTACGGTCGGGTAAAAGCGGAAAAACAGTACTACCTGGTCCCCAACCTCCGGCATCAGTTCCTCCCCGGAACCGCCGCGGTCGCCAAAGCCTGGTTCGATCGTCATTTAAAAGCGAAAAACAAATTCCCCGCAATCAACCTGATCTACGGTCGCGAACCTGGCGGCGTGACGATCGCCGCGGAAGTCAAAGGGGGTTCAAAAGACGCTAAGGTCCAGTTTTACTACGCCTCCGGCGGCGCGAGCGGCTGGACGGAGAAACAGTGGCGGACACGCCCGGTCAAGCTGTCGAGCGGCAAATACAATTTTTATATTCCGGACTACCTGATCGATCCGGAGATCGTCTTTTTCGTCAACGCGACCGACAAAGAACAGGCCAGTTCGACCTTGGTCCGGTCACTCTTCCGGCTGGCGCTGGATAATGGGGAAAAAAGTTACGCCGTTTCGGCCCCGGTCAGCGAACAATATAACCATAAGGCCCCCTACCTTGTCCTGGATCGTTTTAAAATGCCGAAAGACCCGAAGCTCGTCTACTCACCCAGCCAGGAAGCGTATTTGATCAACCCGCTCCGGGAGCCACCAGAAGGGTTACTCTCCAAATGGCTCCACTTTCTCAAAGTCAGGCAGGTAAGTCTCATTGCTCCTCGGGTCCTGGACAAATAA